AGGCCGATCGTCAGCACCAGGGAAAGCAGCGCCAGGCCCGAGGCGAGAGAGAGCTTGCGATGCCAGCGGGGAAAGAGGGCGTAGAAGATGTGCCCCCCGTCGAACTGGCCGGCCGGGATGAGGTTCATCGCCGTGGCCAGCATGGCGAACCATCCGGCCACGAAAAGCGGGGAGATGAGAAGATCGGCGTCGGGGCCGACCTCCGGTCGCAGGGTGCGCGTGAGCAGGGTCGTCAGCAGGGAATCGCCGAAGTAGATCGACTCGGTGCCGGGGGGCAGGGGCGTGTGGGCAACCGCCTCGAGATCGAGCACACCCAGGGCGAGAATGGGCAGCATCACCGCGAAACCGGCCAGCGGACCGGCGATGCCGATGTCGAACAGGGCACGTCGATGAGGGAAGGGAGACCGGATGCGAATCACGGCCCCGAAGGTGCCGATCGGAGGCGGGCCGGGAAGGAAGTAGGGCAGGGTGCAATCCACACCGTGGAAGCGGCAGGCCAGGTAGTGCCCCATCTCGTGGGCCAGGAAGAAAGCCAGGATCGCCATGGCGTAGGGCCAGGCCCGGCTCATGGTGGTGCCGATCCGGGTCAGGAAGCCGGTCAGTCCCACCTCGCGGAGCACGCCGACGAGGGTGCCGGGGTCGGCGAGAAGGCGATCGATGGCTTGAGCGGAAGAGGGGGCGAGAAAGATTCCGGCGATCAGAGTCGTGAAGACCGTGGCCGCCGCCAAGACCCATGGCAGCACCGGGGGACGCCGGCGGCGCCCGGGTGGCAGCCGGGGATGGAACGCGGGGAAGACCGGTTCGGGTCGGAGGGGCGCACTCACAGGTTGAGGTTGCGCAGGTCCTTGCCGGGTTTGAAGCGAACCGTTCGTCCGGGGGGAATCTTCACTTCGAGTCCCGTGCGAGGATTCCGGCCGAAGCCGCGCTTCCGGGGCTTGACCTGGAAGACGCCGAAACCGCGGAATTCGATCCTCTCGCCGGCGACCATGGCTTCCCGCAGGGCGTCAAAGAGAGCGTCGACGGCCTTGATGGCCTGGGATTTCCTGAGTTCAGCCACTTCCGCAACGCGATTGACGAGATCTGCCTTGACCATCCGACGGCTCCTCGGCCCGGGAATGCTTCCACCGGGCAAAAGGCAGGGCGCTGTGCGACCACTGCCGCGCCGCAGTCTATACGAGAACCCACCCGCCTGCATGGGGGACTTCCACGGGCGCCGGAGCCATCCGGGGGTAGAATGCCCCCGCGCCGCCGCATCGCGGGGCCCCGGGGACCTGGAGCATGGCCAAAAGGAAGACGCTGCCGCGGGTGGCCCTGGTGGGGCGACCCAACGTGGGAAAATCGAGCCTCTTCAACCGTCTGCTGGGCCGACGGGAGGCCATCGTCCACGACCGCCCCGGGGTGACCCGCGACCGCATCGAGCGGAGAGTCCGGATCGAGGGGCGGGAGGCGATCCTGCTGGACACGGGCGGGCTGGTGCCCAGTGCCGACGAGGACTTGCTCCAGGTGGTCACGCGCCAGGCCCTTTTCGCCGCCCGGGAAGCTACGGTACTGGTCTTCGTCATCGACGGCAGGTCCGGGGTGACCC
Above is a window of Acidobacteriota bacterium DNA encoding:
- a CDS encoding site-2 protease family protein, whose protein sequence is MLPWVLAAATVFTTLIAGIFLAPSSAQAIDRLLADPGTLVGVLREVGLTGFLTRIGTTMSRAWPYAMAILAFFLAHEMGHYLACRFHGVDCTLPYFLPGPPPIGTFGAVIRIRSPFPHRRALFDIGIAGPLAGFAVMLPILALGVLDLEAVAHTPLPPGTESIYFGDSLLTTLLTRTLRPEVGPDADLLISPLFVAGWFAMLATAMNLIPAGQFDGGHIFYALFPRWHRKLSLASGLALLSLVLTIGLLRQQFSAWTVWAFVVLLFGRRHPPVPDDGRPLGAWRWALAVTVLVVLVACFIPHPIGTTTG
- a CDS encoding HU family DNA-binding protein, giving the protein MVKADLVNRVAEVAELRKSQAIKAVDALFDALREAMVAGERIEFRGFGVFQVKPRKRGFGRNPRTGLEVKIPPGRTVRFKPGKDLRNLNL